From the genome of Pseudomonas sp. FP453:
CGCTCGTGAGCTGGTATGTCTGATTAGCAGATGCGGCGCTTTACGGGTCTCATCGGCGCCTGAAACACCTTAACTAACAGCAGCGCGAGCGTTGATTGATCGTGAATTCAGTTAATCCGATGCCAGACGGTTTGGTGCGCCCGGTTGCCTGTCTGTCGTCAGCTAAAATCGGCGCTGCAGCGTAATCTTGAAGTCAGATAATTCCTACGGATGGCTCTGTTTTTTGTAGCGTATTCTTCGCTTCAATTTATAGAGGATTTTTGCATGATGCGGAATCTCAAGTTGTGTAAGTAATATTTGTACTGTCCATTGTCTCTGAAGTGCTTCGAGTGTCGGCCTATTGAGTGAGGCCAATGAATGAAAGCGCGCCGAAATTTTTTATCAATCCTGCTCTTCAAGTCTCACGTGCTTTGAGGTTGGTAATGGGTTTGATATCGCTTTGATATTATCGCATTAGAGGCGTGGCGGAACGTTCGGGGTGAGAGGTATAGGGTTGGCCTGCAAGGTTTCATCAGGTCAGAGTAGGGAGGGGGGCTACGATCATTGTTTCCTGATTACTCGTTAGCAAATGCACGCCAGGATGAGCAAGCAGGAGATTTTGATGGAAGCAAATAGATGGAAGGCCATGCAATGCGCTATCAGTCCCGTATCGCAGTCGAATGAAGGGCGCGTGACACCTGTCAATGACCGACTGTTGAAGAGGGGGAGCGACAAGCGCCTTGGCAGATTGCGCAAGTGCTCGACGCCGAGTAGCTTTCGAGCGCCAACGCTAGTTAGAGTTTGTGGCAGATAATGATGAAGTATTTGTGTTATTTGCTCGGCGCCTTAATGGTCTTTCCAATAAAGATGCTGGAAAGTGGCGGTGTGAACTACAAGTTAGATGAGTTTTTGCTTGTTTTTGTCGGTGTGGTTTTTTTGTGCACTCGTCATGCCAGGCCAGCGATGTTTGGTTACGCCTTCCTGGTTCTGCTCTATCTGTTTTACGGCGCGATGATGGTTTATATCAGTGGGCTTGTCGTTAATTATGAGGTGTTCTTTCGGTTACTCCAGATTCTGCTGATCATCATTGTCATGTCGATGATGTCTGATATTGAAAGAACGGCGATGCTTGACGGGATAGGTAATTGGGGGCCGGTGTTTGCATTGTTGATGGTTAGCTACCTGGTTTTCAAGCTGGACTACTCTACAAGTGTGTTGCTGGGCAGTCAGCAGCATTATAAAGATTTCTTTAATAGTAAAGAGTCTTTTTTAAGTGTGCATATAAATACTGTGGGTACGGTGTTGCTGTTGTCGATTTATGTGAATATGTTGAAGTATCAAGTGACGGGTAGGTCGATATATTTGGTATTGTGTATTTTCATGCTGCTTCCACCTTTTATGCTCTTGTCCAAAGGCGATTTGCTGGCAGTTTCGCTGGCGCTGGTTTTCCTGGGTTTTGCAAGGTTCAGTGTGTCATATTTGTTTTTTGTGTTTCTGGCGATAGGTGGGGTGGTCGCGGCGGTTTTTGGGGACTTTTCCCGATTTGATCCCACGCGAGAAATTCTCTATAGCACTGCATTGAAGGCATTTGTTCAAAACCCATTCGGATACGGCATCGGTACGGAAAGCCAGGTTATTTTTGCTTTGTCTGGAATCGATTATCCGGCTCACAATTTTTTGCTGAGTGCTGCGTTGGAGACAGGAATATTCGGCGTACTGTTTTTTGTTTCCTTGGTTTTTTACAGCTGTTGGAAGAATAAAAGTCCTATTGCACGGGCTTTTTTGCTCGCGTTTGTTGTCGTGGGGTCTTTCGGTAACGTCATGTATTTTTACAAATACCACTTCGTGTTTTTTATGATGATAATTGCTTTTTTTGATAAGACGTATTGTCAGTCTGTCCAGCTGCGTAGTCAAAGATTGGCCGCGATCTAAATGAATTAAGGTGGGGTGAGTTAGAATGCCTAGGGCGAAAATTGGGATCGTGGTTGCTACGTATAATAGTGAACGAACGCTACGTGAGTGCCTGGACTCTATTAAGGGGCAGACATTCAAGGATGTTGATCTATATATTCAGGATGGTGGTAGTACAGACGGTACGCTGCAAATAATAGAAGAGTACGGAATGGCCAGGTTCTCCAGTGAGAAGGATTCTGGCGTTTACAATGCGTGGAATAAAGCATTGGCGCAGGTTGACGCTGACTGGATAACGTTCCTTGGGAGTGATGACTACTTTAGTTCGCCTTCTGCACTGGCTTCCATAATTGCACACTTGGACGCTGCGGGTGAGCGTGATGTCAAGATTGTTTACGGTAAAAATAATCTTGTTGATCAGTCTGGAGCCTTTATCGACGAGGTGGGCCTGCCTTGGGAGGCAGCACGTATTGGTTTGAAAAATAAAATGACGATACGTCACCCGGGTTGTTTCCATCATGCGTCGCTGTTTGAAGCGGGGAATGGATTCGACGAGAGCTATAAGGTGATAGGTGACTATCATTTTATCCTGCGTGCGCTCCGGGCGCGGGACGCCGGCTTTTATCCTTTTTCCGTGGTGTCTCATCGAGTGGGTGGGCTGAGCAACAAGCCTAGCTTGATGATGTCGATTATTCGAGAGAACTTCAGGCTTCGGAAAGAGTTGGCGCTATCTCCGGTGTATTTGGTTGATTCGATTTTTATCAAGCGATTGGTGCTTTTCTTACTGAGCGCTGTATTGGGTGATCGTGGTGTTATGAAGTTGCTGTCGGTTTATGGTGGGCTCGTGAAGAAATGAAAATCTGCTATGTGGTTCCGGCGATTGTCAATAAAGCTCCCATTTTAGTGGTTATGCAGCTGTGTGAGCAAATGGTTCGTAGAGGGCACGAGGTTACCGTGCTCTATTTTGATGAGTGTGTCGAAATCGAACTGCTGGAAGGGGTCAGGTTTGAGCGTGTTGGTTTCTACAAGTCATTTGATTTTTCCGCTTATGATGTTGTTCACTCTCACCTGTTGCGGGCTGATGCGTTCGTGTTTAGGAATAAATCATTTTTTACAAAGGTAAGCTATGTAAGTACCTTGCATAATTATGTCGAGCGGGAGTTGTATTTTCATTACAACAGGTTTGTTTCGTTTGTGTTCAGCTTTGTCTGGAATGTGTGTTGGTTGAGGCACGATCGGCTCGTCGTACTGAGCGATGATGCGGTAAAGTACTATTCGAGGTTTTCATATAATAAGAAACTAACAAGGGTCTATAACGGTAGAGATATTGTTGTGGATTATAGTTTGGTCGAGGATTGGTGTGCCGCTGAAATAAATAAATTGAAAGGGCGTGTCGACTATTTGTTAGGGGCCTACTGTGTGCTCACCGCCACAAAAGGCATTGATCAATTGGTGAAATTGTTGACTATCAATGCTCGGCTGGGATTGGTGGTCATTGGTGATGGCCCAGCGAAGCAGTCATTGCAGGAACTGAGTGTGTCGCTGGGTGTAGACAGTCGGTGTGTATTTCTTCCCTCGGTTCCTTATGCGCATCAGTGTAATGTTTTTTTTGATATGTTTGCCATGCCTTCTCGTTCAGAGGGGTTTGGATTGGCTCTGATTGAGGCGGCTCTGCACTCGAAAAAAATAGTGTGCTCCGATATTCCTATATTCAGGGAGCTTTTCAGTGAAGAGGCCGTTTGTTTTTTTGAGCTTGATGATGTCGCGAGCCTGGATGCAGCAGTGATGAGAGGCTTGTCTGACGAATCCAAAGGGCCAGCGGTGTTGAACGTTGCTCGCGAGAGGTATAGCTCTCTTGCGATGGCAACCAACTATCTTAAGGTCTATGAGGAGTTGATGCGTGACTAACTATAAGGTTTTGGTTACCGGTGGGTCGGGCTTCATAGGGACTAATTTGGTAGGTCGTCTGAAGGGGCTCGGGTTCGATGTTTTAAGCCTGGATGTGGCTGCACCGAGGAATCGCGATAACCTTGACGTCCACCGTTATTGTGATATTTGCGATGCGGATCTGTTGGCTGAGGCGTTTGAGTCGTTCAGGCCCGACTACGTTTTTCACCTTGCGGCGCGCACGGATCTTCGCGGCAAGAGTTTGGACGACTATCGGGAAAATATTGCTGGCGTGGACAATTTGTGCGCAGTTCTTTCCTCGGCCGACTACGTTAAACATGCTGTTTTCGCTTCCAGTATGTTGGTTTGTAGGGCTGGCCACATACCCGCTACGATAGAGGATGTTTCTCCTACTACTGTCTATGGCAAAAGCAAGGTGGAGGGGGAGCGTATCGTCCGGCAGTGGATGGCGCGGATGCCAAAGTGCTCTATTGTGCGCCCCACGTCTATTTGGGGGGCCTGGTTTGGAGAGCCCTATCGAAACTTTTTCGATATGGTGCTCGCCGGTCGTTATATTAGAATTGGTCGGGCGTCCAGCACGAAGACCTACGGCTATGTAGAAAACTGCGTCAATCAGATTATTTCGATTGCCCAGCGTCCTGATGACAGTGTTGAATATTTTTATATCGGTGATGCCGTCCCGTTGAATGTAGACGAGTGGAGTTTGAGTATTGCGTCGCATGCAGGTCGTCGGAAGCCGATAAAGGCGCCAATGTTTTTTTTCTATTGTTTGGCATGGGTGGGTGATCTCTGTAATTTTACGGGCTTGAGATTTCCGTTCAGTAGTTTTCGGCTGAAAAACATGACAACTCATAATGTGGTGGACTGCGCTCCGGCAGAAAAATCGAATGTCTACCCTGTGGTGGGTCTGCAGGAGGGGATTGAAAAAACACTGTCATGGCTCAAGGCATCATCGACAAAGGAATAACCCACACATTGGCGTCTCTGGAGCCGTAACTGGTGTTTCTTCGCAGAGTGTTCAAAAGCGTCAGCTGCTGGCTTTGCGTGGATTGGCGGGCTTCAGGGTGTCTGCGACAGATGGCATTTTGCCTGTAAAATCAATGGCCTGTGCCTGGTCAGAGACTTTTCAGTGTTCCAGCGTCATGCTAAGGTTCTCGCTGTTGCCAAGCTTTTTGTCCGGTGCGTGTCACTGCTGCGTGCTACCAGGGGCATCCAATGAGGGCGCTATTTTCATTCGCGTTGTCAGGCGCGGCTCTTCATAAAGTCCGGAAGTGGGTTGGTGTGCGGGGTGCGCATATTTCCAAAGAGTCTGAATTGCGACGGAATATAATCGATGATGTTTTTAACGCTCGTTGAATTTTCCGAAAATACCCGTGTTACGAGGCAAAGGGCTGTGACGCATGAATAGCGCGCTTAAAAACGTAGCGGCGAACTTTTTGGGGCAGGGGTGGGCTGCCTTGATGGGGATCTGTTTCGTCCCCCTGTATCTCAAGTTTATTGGCGTTGAAGGTTACGGTTTAGTTGGTTTCTTTGTAATTCTTTCTGCCGCTATGACTATGCTTGACGGAGGCTTTGGGGCTGTTGCGACCAAAGAAGCCTCGGTTTACGACGCCGCGTCGCCAGCGGACAAGCTAAAGGTTGTTTTGCTGTTAAGAAGCGTCGAGTGGATATTTTGGTGTGTTGCGCTTACGGCGGGCACAATCGTTATATTTTTGGCTCCGGTGATTTCTTCTTACTGGCTTGATGTGACTCCCAGCAAGCTGGAGTCGGTTACTCTATCGTTAAGAGTAATGGGCGTGGCGCTGGTTCTTCAGTTTCCTATCGCATTTTATTACGGGGCCCTGACCGGGCTTCAAAAGCAAGTTGAGTTGAATGTTGCAACCTCTGTTTTTGCAACGCTGCGCTCGGTGGGCGCCGTGTTGGTGTTATGGCTTGTTTCGCCGACGGTTGAATGGTTTTTTATATGGCAGTGCGTGATCAATGTTCTGACTGTTTTTATTTTGCGTATTCAGTTGGTGCGGGAGTTAGGCGGCTGGAAGAAGTCCCCATCATTTTCGGTTGAAGCGCTTCGCCGCCTTCGTGGCTTTGCAATCGGTGTCGGCGTAACCAATGCGCTCACGTTTTTATTGATGCAGGCCGATAAAATCGTGTTGTCAAAGACGCTGTCATTGACGGATTTTGGTTATTACATGCTGGCTTGGACGTTGGGTACGATAGCGTTCAGGCTTATATCACCCGTGTTTAATGCCTATTACCCTAGAATTGTCGCAGCCGTAGCATCTGAAAATACCCAAGAGGCTTTCAGCTCTTATATCAGGGCCAGTCAGATATTGTCGATGTTGGTCATTCCGTTTTCCGTGTGGATTGCGTTGTATAGCCACCCGCTGCTTACATTCTGGACGAGAGACTCGAATATCGCCGCAGCGGCGAGTGGTCCTCTTGTGATACTGGTAATTGGTACCATGCTTCATTCCTTTATGCATATGCCTTATGCGTTGCAATTGGCCCATGGTTGGACCCGGTTTAGTGTTTGGCAAAATTTCATTGCCGCAATTCTCGTGGTGCCTGTGACCTATTACCTGGCAAGTACCTATGGCCTGACGGGGAGTGCCTGGCCCTGGCTGTTGCTGAATATAGGATTTGTTGTGTTGTGTCCGCCGATTGTATTTAGAAAACTGAATATCAAGCCCGCCAAGGTCTGGTATTTCGAGGCTATCGTTATTCCGCTGGCTATTTCAGTTTCTACGTTGTGGTTTTTCAAAGTGATCTATGATGTTCTAAGTGTGGGTAACCTCGTGGTGATGTTCTTGTCGCTAGGGGTGAGCTATTTTCTTGTGGCGCTCCGGTTGTTCGTTTTTCGTTTTGATCTCCGGAGGGTTCAGTGGAGAAATGCACTGTAATTTTCCAATGAGACCTCTGAGGCTGGCGCAGCTTTGGCACCATTTGTTCAAGTTGGCAGTGGCGTTGGGTGTGATGCGGTACAGGCTCGATTTTTTGATCGGTTGGGACTTAACCTTCTCTCGAGTAAAAAAATAATATGCGCGTTGCTTTCGATTACCAAATATTCGCCCTGCAAAATTACGGTGGCATTTCTCGTTATTTTTGCCGCATCGCCGAGCAGATGGCCCAGGCCGGTACCGATGTAGGTGTTTTCTCGCCTTTCTACCGCAATGTGTACTTGAATGAGTTGCCTGAGGGAATCGTTCATGGACGCTGGATAGAAAAGTATCCGCGCTATACCGCGAGGCTCATGCTTGGCTACAACCGTCTTCAAGGGCGAGTGGCGATGAATCGTTGGCGGCCTCAGGTGGTGCACGAAACCTATTACGCCCGTTCCGGTACGGCCCCCAAGGGGTGTCCAACCGTTCTGACGGTCTACGATATGATCCACGAGCTGTACCCTGAGAGCTTCTCTTCGGAGGACAAGACATCCCTGCTCAAGCGCCGCGCAGTAGAGCGTGCAGACCACGTTATTTGCATTTCGGAGAGCACGCGGCAAGACCTCATGAGGCTGTTCGACGTCCCCGAAAGCAAGTTGTCGGTTGTTCATTTGGGTTTTGAACAATTCAAGCCGGTCACCCTAAAAAAACCGAGCCAGTTGCCCAGACCCTATCTGTTGTATGTAGGGGCACGCTTTGCCTACAAGAACTTCGCCGGGCTGCTTCGTGCCGTGGCGAACTCAACACGGTTAAAGTCAGACTTTGACATTGTCGCGTTTGGCGGCGGCGGGTTCTCCGAAAACGAACAGGAGTTGGTACAACGTCTTGGTTTTGCTCCCGGGCAGGTGCGGCAGATGGGGGGCGACGATGCTTTGCTGGGTGAGCTCTACGAGGGCGCCAAAGCCTTTGTCTATCCCTCTATCTATGAGGGCTTCGGACTTCCTCCACTGGAGGCGATGGCGCATTCCTGCCCTGTAATCAGTAGTGGCACCAGTTCAATGCCTGAAATCATTGGCACCGCAGGTGTTTTTTTCGATCCCGTTAATGATGATGAAATGGCTGGAGCGATAGAAAGAGTGGTTTACTCTGACAGCGAAATTGCGAGATTGGTCGGGCTCGGGCATGAGCGCTTAAACCAATTCTCCTGGCAGCGCTGTAGCCAAGAAACACTATCGATCTACAATTCATTGCAAAGGTAATACTTTGGACTATTCAGAAAAAACCGCCCTGATTTGCGGTGTGAGTGGCCAGGATGGTGCTTATCTCGCAAAGCTGTTGCTGAGTAAGGGCTATACCGTTTGGGGGACATCCCGGGATGCGCAGGGCTCTTCATTCGCCAATTTGAAGCGATTGGACGTTTTTCCCAGGGTGAAGTTGCTGTCGATGGTGCCCGAAGATTTTCGCAGTGTGTTCATGGCGCTCAAGCGTAGCCAGCCTGATGAAGTCTATTTTCTGGCCGGGCAGTCGTCAGTCGGACTGTCGTTCGAGCAGCCTGCTGAAACAATTCAAAGTATTACCTTGGGAACCCTGAACATGCTTGAGGCATGCCGGATGACCGAACGTCCGATTCGCTTCTATCAAGCTGGTTCCAGCGAATGTTTTGGTGATACCAACGGCGAGCCCGCCATCGAGAGTACCGCCTTTCATCCTCGTAGCCCTTATGCCGTGGCTAAGTCCTCGGCGTTCTGGCTGGTCGATAACTATCGCGAGGCTTATAATCTTTTTGCGTGTACTGGCATCTTGTTTAATCACGAATCGCCTTTACGCCCCTCCAGATTTGTAACACAAAAAATCGTAACTACAGCCAAACGAATTGCACAGGGCTCCACGGAGCGGTTGACGCTTGGGCGTCTGGATATCGCACGCGATTGGGGGGCTGCCTCAGAATACGTTGATGCAATGTGGAGGATGCTTCAGTGTGAGGAACCCGGTGATTTCGTGATCGCAACGGGTCAAACCCACACGCTGGAAACCTTTGTTGCTGAAGCATTCACGCAATTGGGCCTCGACTGGCAAGCTCATGTCGATCAATCGACGGAGTTCTTCCGACCCACTGATCTACTGATCAGTCGAGCTTGTCCGGCAAAGGCGGAACAGGTTCTGGGGTGGAAAGCCCAATCGACAATGCCTGATGTCATTACCAGCATGCTAAATGCGATTTAACAGTCACTCTAAGAATTTTAGGACCTAAACATGACCCTGAAAAAAGCGCTAATTACCGGGATCACCGGCCAGGACGGCTCTTATTTGGCCGAACTGCTGTTGGAAAAGGGCTACGAAGTTCACGGCATCAAACGACGCGCGTCGTCGTTTAATACGCAACGTGTGGATCACATTTATCAGGATCCGCATGTAGATAATCAACGGTTCATCTTGCATTACGGCGACCTTACCGACTCGTCGAACCTGACCCGTATCATTCAGGAAGTTCAACCTGACGAGGTCTACAACCTCGGTGCGCAATCTCACGTCGCCGTAAGCTTTGAATCTCCGGAATACACAGCTGACGTCGATGCAATGGGCACCCTGCGAATTCTTGAGGCCATCCGTCTGCTCGGGCTGGAGAAAAAGACCCGTTTCTACCAAGCCTCCACCTCTGAACTGTACGGCCTGGTGCAGGAAACGCCGCAGAAAGAAACCACGCCGTTCTATCCGCGCTCGCCCTACGCTGTTGCAAAACTCTACGCGTACTGGATTGTCGTCAACTACCGCGAAGCGTATGGCATGCATGCCTGTAACGGGATCCTCTTCAACCACGAGTCGCCGCGCCGAGGCGAGACGTTTGTGACCCGCAAAATCACCCGCGGCCTGGCAAATATTGCCCAGGGACTTGAGCAGTGCCTCTACATGGGCAACATGGATGCGCTGCGGGATTGGGGCCATGCCAAAGACTACGTCCGTATGCAGTGGATGATGTTGCAACAAGAGGTTGCTGAAGACTTTGTCATTGCAACGGGCGTCCAGTATTCGGTGCGTGAGTTCATTTGCTGGTCTGCCGCTGAGCTTGGCCTGACCTTGCGCTTCGAAGGTACGGGTGTAGACGAGCGTGGCATTATCGACTCCATTGTTGGAGATAAGGCACCGGCGCTCAAAGTTGGCGATACGCTGGTGCGTATTGACCCACGCTACTTCCGCCCGGCCGAAGTTGAAACATTGCTCGGCGATCCTACCAAGGCCAAGACAAAGTTAGGCTGGGTGCCGGAAATCACTGCCCAGGAGATGTGCGCTGAAATGGTTCGCGAAGACTTGAAAGTCGCCCAGCGTCACGCATTGTTGAAGAACCACGGTTACGATTTGCCGGTGTCGCTGGAGAACTAACATGTCACGTCAATTGAGCGAATGTGTTTTTGTTGCCGGCCACAAGGGGATGGTGGGTTCGGCCATCGTCCGGCGCCTGCGAACGTTGGGTTATACCAATATTGTGACCCGCGACAGGGCTCAATTGAATTTGCTTGATCAGCGCGCGGTAGCGGATTTTTTTGCCGGGAACAAGATCGAGCAAGTCTATATGGCCGCGGCAAAGGTGGGTGGCATTCATGCGAACAACACCTACCCGGCCGAGTTCATCTACGAAAACCTGACGATGCAGGCGAATATCGTCCATGCGGCGCACCAGCATGACGTGCAGAAAATGCTGTTTCTTGGCTCCTCATGCATTTACCCCATCAAGGTCCAGCAGCCAATGGCTGAAGAGGCTCTGCTGACAGGGGTGCTCGAGCCAACCAATGAGCCTTATGCGATTGCGAAGATCGCCGGGATCAAGCTGTGCGAGAGTTACAACCGTCAATATGGACGTGATTATCGCAGTGCCATGCCCACCAATCTGTATGGTCCGAACGATAACTTCCACCCGCAAAACTCTCACGTGATACCGGCTCTGCTGCGTCGGTTCCACGATGCTGTCGAGCAGGGCGTTGAAGAGGTAGTGATTTGGGGCAGCGGTTCGCCAAAGCGCGAGTTCCTGCATGTTGATGACATGGCCAGTGCATCCGTTCATATCATGGAGTTGGATCAAGCGCAGTACGGCGCCTGCACCCAACCGATGCTCTCTCATATCAACGTTGGTACGGGGCAGGACTGCACTATTCGAGAGTTGGCCGAAACCATCGCCAAGGTCACTGGGTTCAAGGGTCGCCTGAGCTTTGACGCCACCAAGCCGGACGGCCCGCCAAGGAAGCTGATGGATGTTTCGCGTCTTGGGCGATTGGGATGGCACGCAACTGTAAGTCTCGAAGACGGGCTGCGAGACGCCTACGCCTGGTTCTCCGAGAACGCCTTGCATGCTCGTTCACGCTAGGCTGAAAACTGACCGTGACGGTCTTTTTCAGGGCTCGGTTCAACCACTTCGTTGTGGGTGTTAACGGTTGTCTCCCGCGCAAACTACACTCGCGCCTGTACAGCGGCGCTGATCTCGGTCTCAAAGGATGATTGAATGTTTCTTCCAGTAATCATGGCCGGCGGCTCGGGCACCCGGCTATGGCCACTCTCTCGTCAACTGAACCCTAAGCAGTTCCTGCCCTTGGTGGATGCAGACCTGACGATGCTCCAGGCCACGATCAAGCGCCTTGATGGACTTGAGCACGGCTTGCCGCGGTTGATTTGCAATGAGCATCATCGCTTTCTTGCTGCCGAGCAGCTTCGGCAACTGGGGCTGGAAGACGCGAACATCATTCTTGAGCCGGTAGGCCGGAACACGGCGCCGGCCATCGCCTTGGCGGCCCTGCAGGCGCTGAGCGAGCAGACCGATCCGATCATGCTGGTGTTGGCTGCCGACCACTTGATTCAAGACGTCCAGGCCTTCCAGGAGAGTATTACGGCGGCCCTTTTGCTTGCAGAGTCGGGCAAATTGGTCACGTTTGCCATTACCCCCACCAGCCCTGAGACGGGCTATGGCTACCTTCAGTTGGGTGCTCCTGTTGGGGCCGGTGGGTTCAAGGTCAGCCGATTCGTCGAAAAACCCGACTTGAACACCGCGAAATCCTACTTGTCCCAAGGTGGCTACTTTTGGAACAGCGGTATGTTTATGTTTCGCGCCAGTCGCTATATCCAGGAACTTGAAAAGTTTCACCCGGAAATCGTGTCGGTATGCCGTGGTGCCTTGGCCGGGGGCCAGCAGGATATGCATTTTACCCGGGTTGACGGCACCCTCTTTGCGACGAGCCCGGACGTGTCAATTGACTATGCCGTCATGGAGAAAACGGCGGATGCCGTGATGGTTCCGTTGAACGCAGGCTGGAGCGACATCGGCTCGTGGTCGGCGCTCTGGGAGGCCGGTGAAAAAAACGCGCAAGGCAACCTGTTCAAGGGGGATGGGCTGTCGGAAAACACTACCGGCAGCTACGTTCACGCGACCCATCGGCTGGTCACTACGGTGGGCGTGCAAGACCTGATTATTGTGGAGACCAAGGACGCTGTCCTGGTGGCGCACAAAGACCAGGTTCAGGAAGTCAAAAAGATTGTCGATCAACTCAAGGCGGGTGGCCGTCAAGAGCAGGTCAACCACCGCGAGGTCTATCGTCCTTGGGGTGTGTACGATTCCATCGATAGTGGCGAGCGTTATCAGGTCAAGAGGATTACAGTCAAACCGGGTGAAAAGCTTTCGGTGCAAATGCACCATCACCGCGCAGAGCATTGGGTTGTCGTGAGTGGCACTGCTCGTGTCACCAACGGGGAGAAAACCTATCTCGTCACGGAAAACCAATCCACGTTTATCCCCATCGGCCAGGTCCATGCACTTGAGAATCCGGGGATGATCCCCCTGGAACTGATTGAGGTTCAATCAGGGTCTTATTTGGGCGAGGATGATATTGTGCGGTTTGAAGATATTTACGGTCGCGTAAAGGGTTGACGTATTGAAGATCTCGATTATCACGGTTTCATACAATAGTGAAAAAACGATAAGAGACACTATTGAATCTGTGTTGGCTCAA
Proteins encoded in this window:
- a CDS encoding O-antigen ligase, which gives rise to MMKYLCYLLGALMVFPIKMLESGGVNYKLDEFLLVFVGVVFLCTRHARPAMFGYAFLVLLYLFYGAMMVYISGLVVNYEVFFRLLQILLIIIVMSMMSDIERTAMLDGIGNWGPVFALLMVSYLVFKLDYSTSVLLGSQQHYKDFFNSKESFLSVHINTVGTVLLLSIYVNMLKYQVTGRSIYLVLCIFMLLPPFMLLSKGDLLAVSLALVFLGFARFSVSYLFFVFLAIGGVVAAVFGDFSRFDPTREILYSTALKAFVQNPFGYGIGTESQVIFALSGIDYPAHNFLLSAALETGIFGVLFFVSLVFYSCWKNKSPIARAFLLAFVVVGSFGNVMYFYKYHFVFFMMIIAFFDKTYCQSVQLRSQRLAAI
- a CDS encoding glycosyltransferase family 2 protein, whose protein sequence is MPRAKIGIVVATYNSERTLRECLDSIKGQTFKDVDLYIQDGGSTDGTLQIIEEYGMARFSSEKDSGVYNAWNKALAQVDADWITFLGSDDYFSSPSALASIIAHLDAAGERDVKIVYGKNNLVDQSGAFIDEVGLPWEAARIGLKNKMTIRHPGCFHHASLFEAGNGFDESYKVIGDYHFILRALRARDAGFYPFSVVSHRVGGLSNKPSLMMSIIRENFRLRKELALSPVYLVDSIFIKRLVLFLLSAVLGDRGVMKLLSVYGGLVKK
- a CDS encoding glycosyltransferase family 4 protein, with product MKICYVVPAIVNKAPILVVMQLCEQMVRRGHEVTVLYFDECVEIELLEGVRFERVGFYKSFDFSAYDVVHSHLLRADAFVFRNKSFFTKVSYVSTLHNYVERELYFHYNRFVSFVFSFVWNVCWLRHDRLVVLSDDAVKYYSRFSYNKKLTRVYNGRDIVVDYSLVEDWCAAEINKLKGRVDYLLGAYCVLTATKGIDQLVKLLTINARLGLVVIGDGPAKQSLQELSVSLGVDSRCVFLPSVPYAHQCNVFFDMFAMPSRSEGFGLALIEAALHSKKIVCSDIPIFRELFSEEAVCFFELDDVASLDAAVMRGLSDESKGPAVLNVARERYSSLAMATNYLKVYEELMRD
- a CDS encoding NAD(P)-dependent oxidoreductase, giving the protein MTNYKVLVTGGSGFIGTNLVGRLKGLGFDVLSLDVAAPRNRDNLDVHRYCDICDADLLAEAFESFRPDYVFHLAARTDLRGKSLDDYRENIAGVDNLCAVLSSADYVKHAVFASSMLVCRAGHIPATIEDVSPTTVYGKSKVEGERIVRQWMARMPKCSIVRPTSIWGAWFGEPYRNFFDMVLAGRYIRIGRASSTKTYGYVENCVNQIISIAQRPDDSVEYFYIGDAVPLNVDEWSLSIASHAGRRKPIKAPMFFFYCLAWVGDLCNFTGLRFPFSSFRLKNMTTHNVVDCAPAEKSNVYPVVGLQEGIEKTLSWLKASSTKE
- a CDS encoding oligosaccharide flippase family protein gives rise to the protein MNSALKNVAANFLGQGWAALMGICFVPLYLKFIGVEGYGLVGFFVILSAAMTMLDGGFGAVATKEASVYDAASPADKLKVVLLLRSVEWIFWCVALTAGTIVIFLAPVISSYWLDVTPSKLESVTLSLRVMGVALVLQFPIAFYYGALTGLQKQVELNVATSVFATLRSVGAVLVLWLVSPTVEWFFIWQCVINVLTVFILRIQLVRELGGWKKSPSFSVEALRRLRGFAIGVGVTNALTFLLMQADKIVLSKTLSLTDFGYYMLAWTLGTIAFRLISPVFNAYYPRIVAAVASENTQEAFSSYIRASQILSMLVIPFSVWIALYSHPLLTFWTRDSNIAAAASGPLVILVIGTMLHSFMHMPYALQLAHGWTRFSVWQNFIAAILVVPVTYYLASTYGLTGSAWPWLLLNIGFVVLCPPIVFRKLNIKPAKVWYFEAIVIPLAISVSTLWFFKVIYDVLSVGNLVVMFLSLGVSYFLVALRLFVFRFDLRRVQWRNAL
- a CDS encoding glycosyltransferase family 1 protein — its product is MRVAFDYQIFALQNYGGISRYFCRIAEQMAQAGTDVGVFSPFYRNVYLNELPEGIVHGRWIEKYPRYTARLMLGYNRLQGRVAMNRWRPQVVHETYYARSGTAPKGCPTVLTVYDMIHELYPESFSSEDKTSLLKRRAVERADHVICISESTRQDLMRLFDVPESKLSVVHLGFEQFKPVTLKKPSQLPRPYLLYVGARFAYKNFAGLLRAVANSTRLKSDFDIVAFGGGGFSENEQELVQRLGFAPGQVRQMGGDDALLGELYEGAKAFVYPSIYEGFGLPPLEAMAHSCPVISSGTSSMPEIIGTAGVFFDPVNDDEMAGAIERVVYSDSEIARLVGLGHERLNQFSWQRCSQETLSIYNSLQR
- a CDS encoding GDP-mannose 4,6-dehydratase; its protein translation is MDYSEKTALICGVSGQDGAYLAKLLLSKGYTVWGTSRDAQGSSFANLKRLDVFPRVKLLSMVPEDFRSVFMALKRSQPDEVYFLAGQSSVGLSFEQPAETIQSITLGTLNMLEACRMTERPIRFYQAGSSECFGDTNGEPAIESTAFHPRSPYAVAKSSAFWLVDNYREAYNLFACTGILFNHESPLRPSRFVTQKIVTTAKRIAQGSTERLTLGRLDIARDWGAASEYVDAMWRMLQCEEPGDFVIATGQTHTLETFVAEAFTQLGLDWQAHVDQSTEFFRPTDLLISRACPAKAEQVLGWKAQSTMPDVITSMLNAI
- the gmd gene encoding GDP-mannose 4,6-dehydratase, whose amino-acid sequence is MTLKKALITGITGQDGSYLAELLLEKGYEVHGIKRRASSFNTQRVDHIYQDPHVDNQRFILHYGDLTDSSNLTRIIQEVQPDEVYNLGAQSHVAVSFESPEYTADVDAMGTLRILEAIRLLGLEKKTRFYQASTSELYGLVQETPQKETTPFYPRSPYAVAKLYAYWIVVNYREAYGMHACNGILFNHESPRRGETFVTRKITRGLANIAQGLEQCLYMGNMDALRDWGHAKDYVRMQWMMLQQEVAEDFVIATGVQYSVREFICWSAAELGLTLRFEGTGVDERGIIDSIVGDKAPALKVGDTLVRIDPRYFRPAEVETLLGDPTKAKTKLGWVPEITAQEMCAEMVREDLKVAQRHALLKNHGYDLPVSLEN